Proteins from one Chloroflexota bacterium genomic window:
- a CDS encoding glycosyltransferase family 39 protein: MKRDRLIALGVFALGLLFRLPWVLQSRTVRWDESDYLILGRNLLRGDGYQVFGTPDLVWPPGPPALAASAMALGVPLDYALPVWHLLAGALACVVLFYLAREVTGNELVASIAAVLAAVSPALVVWPLYWGSLSESAFLLCWLSGLWASWRVMRDGGKLSAALAGIAFGLAYLIRTEGLFWWALFLLIVIGIAIKKRQSCSVPLLFAAGFLLVALPYVAYLYGHTGRFMLTGKTGINLLISPYISKLGGVGQDYAAALDSTGQEILWLSAEPFDFSYI; this comes from the coding sequence ATGAAACGCGACCGGCTCATCGCGCTTGGGGTCTTTGCCCTGGGCCTGCTTTTCCGTTTGCCCTGGGTCCTTCAGTCGCGGACAGTCCGTTGGGACGAATCCGATTACCTCATCCTGGGCCGCAATCTCCTGAGAGGCGACGGCTATCAGGTCTTCGGCACCCCGGATCTGGTCTGGCCTCCCGGTCCCCCGGCCCTGGCCGCCTCCGCCATGGCCCTGGGCGTGCCGCTCGATTATGCCTTGCCGGTCTGGCATCTGCTTGCCGGCGCACTGGCCTGCGTGGTGCTTTTTTATCTGGCCCGGGAGGTAACAGGAAACGAACTGGTGGCGTCGATCGCAGCCGTGCTGGCTGCCGTTTCACCGGCCCTGGTCGTATGGCCCCTCTACTGGGGAAGCCTCAGCGAATCTGCCTTCCTGCTCTGCTGGTTGAGCGGACTCTGGGCATCCTGGCGGGTCATGAGAGACGGGGGCAAACTGTCAGCTGCTCTGGCAGGCATTGCCTTCGGCCTGGCCTACCTGATCCGCACCGAGGGCCTCTTCTGGTGGGCGCTATTCCTGCTGATCGTCATCGGGATCGCCATCAAAAAGCGCCAAAGCTGCTCGGTGCCCCTGCTCTTTGCCGCCGGTTTTCTGCTCGTTGCGTTGCCCTATGTGGCCTACCTTTACGGCCATACAGGCCGTTTCATGCTGACCGGCAAGACCGGCATTAACCTGTTGATCAGCCCCTACATCAGCAAGCTCGGCGGGGTTGGACAGGACTACGCCGCCGCTCTGGATAGCACCGGCCAGGAAATCCTGTGGCTCTCCGCCGAGCCCTTCGATTTCAGCTACATAG
- a CDS encoding glycosyltransferase family 2 protein → MRQLIIMPAFNEAENLPAVLPEVRRAAPGFDILVVDDGSSDQTAAVAAAQRATVVSLPINLGYGAAVQTGFRYAVRNSYDLAVVLDADGQHDPDGIEKLAQVVAAGEADVAVGSRFSGRLEYHIPWIKKLGTELFAWVASRITGRAITDPTSGFQAMNSSVMQFFARDNYPTDYPDVDTLIILHYAGFQVIEVPVTMRERISGVSMHSGLKPIYYVGKMWLAIAVIVLRQKTRMQPKRLEE, encoded by the coding sequence ATGCGCCAATTGATTATCATGCCAGCCTTCAACGAGGCGGAAAATCTGCCAGCTGTCTTGCCCGAAGTGCGGCGAGCCGCACCTGGATTCGACATCCTGGTAGTGGACGACGGCAGCAGTGACCAGACCGCAGCAGTCGCGGCCGCACAGAGAGCGACCGTTGTATCTTTGCCCATCAATCTGGGTTATGGTGCCGCGGTCCAGACCGGTTTCCGCTACGCCGTGCGCAATAGCTATGATCTGGCGGTGGTGCTGGATGCCGATGGGCAACATGATCCCGACGGCATCGAAAAACTGGCTCAGGTGGTCGCCGCGGGCGAGGCTGATGTGGCGGTCGGGTCCCGCTTCAGCGGGCGCCTAGAGTATCATATACCCTGGATAAAAAAGCTCGGAACAGAGCTGTTCGCCTGGGTGGCATCCCGCATCACCGGTCGCGCCATTACCGATCCCACCTCCGGGTTTCAGGCGATGAACAGCTCTGTCATGCAATTCTTTGCCCGGGATAACTATCCGACCGACTACCCGGATGTGGATACGCTGATCATCCTGCATTATGCCGGGTTCCAGGTTATCGAAGTCCCGGTCACCATGCGGGAACGCATCAGTGGCGTTTCGATGCATAGCGGGCTGAAACCCATCTACTATGTGGGCAAGATGTGGCTGGCAATCGCCGTCATCGTGCTTCGCCAGAAGACCCGCATGCAGCCGAAGAGATTGGAGGAATAA
- a CDS encoding DUF2304 domain-containing protein, protein MDLNAKLYMFLLGMAVTGIALNMVRTGKLQERYALLWILAGLALAISPFFANQLDAMGKALGFEYTPALLLMMGIVGLLLIIFQISLTISQSNEQLKVVSQEVGILRQQVDSLSRQLESNGVIGRPGGPETSHSE, encoded by the coding sequence ATGGACCTGAATGCTAAACTCTATATGTTCCTGCTCGGGATGGCGGTGACCGGCATCGCTCTCAACATGGTCCGCACCGGTAAACTTCAGGAACGCTACGCCCTGCTTTGGATTCTGGCCGGCCTGGCCCTGGCCATCTCCCCATTCTTCGCCAACCAGCTGGACGCGATGGGAAAGGCCCTCGGTTTTGAATACACACCGGCGCTGCTGCTGATGATGGGAATCGTCGGGCTGTTGCTCATTATCTTCCAGATTTCCCTCACCATCTCCCAGAGCAATGAACAGCTCAAGGTTGTCTCCCAGGAAGTGGGCATCCTGCGACAGCAAGTCGATTCCCTCAGCCGGCAGCTTGAATCAAATGGTGTCATCGGCCGGCCTGGAGGGCCGGAGACCAGCCACTCTGAATAG
- a CDS encoding methyltransferase — translation MTDNSQLVIEDNIGVCGVQNDTRTMASAILALRDTPGRLLELGTGSGFVAIEVARNGWDVEAVDVSPRAIELARRNASLNQVEIKIYPSDLYSEVKSSFDVIAFNPPMRPSENEFTRIITSILRRYMWLGLPLLKLSGNRLESDRIEFLSRVLLGARQVLNPDGHLLLGISPPETEKLAELKGVCLVDVTAIPEIPLQQISDFQLEKTA, via the coding sequence TTGACAGATAACTCTCAATTGGTCATCGAAGACAATATCGGTGTTTGTGGTGTGCAGAATGACACCCGGACCATGGCATCGGCTATCCTGGCGCTGCGCGATACGCCAGGTCGACTCCTGGAACTCGGCACGGGCAGCGGTTTTGTTGCCATCGAAGTGGCCCGCAATGGCTGGGACGTAGAAGCCGTCGATGTCAGCCCGCGCGCCATCGAACTGGCACGTCGCAACGCCAGTTTGAACCAGGTCGAAATCAAGATCTACCCGTCCGACCTTTACAGCGAGGTCAAATCCAGCTTCGATGTAATTGCCTTCAACCCACCCATGCGGCCATCGGAAAACGAATTCACCCGTATCATCACCAGCATTTTGCGCCGTTACATGTGGCTCGGTCTGCCCCTGCTGAAACTGTCGGGTAACCGGCTGGAATCAGACCGAATTGAGTTTCTCAGCCGCGTGCTGCTGGGCGCGCGCCAGGTTCTCAACCCGGATGGGCACCTCCTCCTGGGTATCAGTCCGCCAGAAACCGAAAAACTGGCAGAATTGAAGGGCGTCTGCCTGGTTGACGTCACAGCGATTCCTGAAATACCTCTCCAACAGATCAGCGATTTCCAACTGGAGAAAACAGCGTGA
- a CDS encoding glycosyltransferase family 39 protein yields MTLEEAPDKTSGVTGSLSRNEWLVLLAIMLLAAAIRAVTISSPRIVWGDEPFYLWLGQNLWQGGGYSIFGEYAGVHFPPLFPALAGGLAPLTGGLYNASNLLYIICGALLILPLYGIARRLHGIQAARVTGLFAAMLPALTVGVLAWGTMTEPFYLLAIATAIYGLIWAMEQGSMGGYLLMAASLGLAYLTRTEAMVFALLAFLLLAVTRIVRKDPVGAVLARTGLSALLFLLIASPYVIYLQRETGRWSLSGAAGMAYVSMEGLANDDAAAFDQATWQLEPDSDEVYMFAPSSEGQGLLSALLADPARILRRLWSNSQELIQLLFSIRLVPVLLAGLAVLGLFGRAWTPQRFRGELALLASLASPLSYLPFFITDRYLAGFLIPGLIWAGAGMVVLVAWLIGTSSNLFRKDLPASWTRLLMALPLLFFLTLMLWQGRQLGTIVTHTHSFQPGHLDAAAELRERGAAGDSVVMARYPAIAFHAGTAWIPTPASTWPEVLAYARDRDADFLVMDAWEAKLRPQLSFLMLPQEAPPQLRYLTSVGCGPDDVVIYQFQESSP; encoded by the coding sequence GTGACCCTGGAAGAGGCGCCCGACAAGACATCCGGTGTGACCGGCTCCCTCTCCCGCAATGAGTGGCTGGTGCTGCTCGCAATCATGTTACTGGCGGCAGCCATCCGCGCGGTAACCATTTCCTCTCCTCGCATCGTTTGGGGCGATGAGCCCTTCTACCTGTGGCTGGGGCAGAACCTCTGGCAGGGTGGCGGTTATTCGATCTTCGGTGAATATGCCGGCGTCCATTTCCCTCCTCTCTTTCCCGCCCTTGCCGGGGGCCTGGCGCCGCTGACAGGCGGTCTGTACAACGCCAGCAACTTGCTTTATATCATCTGCGGCGCCCTTTTGATCCTGCCCCTTTACGGCATCGCTCGCCGGCTGCACGGCATCCAGGCAGCCCGCGTGACAGGGCTCTTTGCCGCGATGCTGCCGGCGTTGACCGTCGGTGTCCTCGCCTGGGGCACCATGACAGAGCCCTTCTATCTCCTCGCGATCGCAACAGCCATCTACGGCCTGATCTGGGCCATGGAGCAGGGCAGCATGGGCGGTTATCTGCTGATGGCAGCCTCCCTTGGTCTCGCCTATTTGACCCGCACCGAGGCTATGGTTTTCGCCTTGCTTGCGTTCCTTCTGCTGGCAGTGACCAGAATCGTCCGCAAAGACCCGGTTGGTGCAGTGCTGGCCCGGACGGGGCTGTCTGCATTGCTCTTTCTGCTGATTGCCTCACCCTACGTGATCTATCTGCAGCGGGAAACCGGGCGCTGGAGCCTGTCAGGGGCCGCGGGCATGGCCTATGTCAGCATGGAGGGCCTGGCCAACGATGACGCGGCCGCCTTCGATCAGGCAACGTGGCAATTGGAACCTGACAGCGACGAGGTGTACATGTTCGCCCCAAGCAGCGAGGGACAGGGCCTGCTCTCTGCTCTCCTGGCCGACCCGGCCAGGATTTTGAGACGTCTCTGGTCCAACAGCCAGGAACTGATCCAATTGCTCTTCAGCATCAGGCTCGTTCCCGTTCTGTTGGCTGGACTGGCAGTCCTCGGTCTCTTCGGGCGCGCCTGGACGCCGCAACGTTTCCGCGGTGAGCTGGCCCTGCTGGCGTCGCTGGCAAGCCCGCTGAGCTATTTGCCATTCTTCATCACCGACCGCTATCTGGCCGGATTCCTGATTCCCGGGCTGATCTGGGCCGGCGCCGGCATGGTAGTTCTGGTTGCCTGGCTAATCGGCACCTCGTCCAATCTTTTTCGCAAGGATCTGCCAGCCTCCTGGACGCGTTTGCTGATGGCTTTGCCGCTGCTCTTTTTTTTGACACTGATGTTATGGCAAGGACGACAGCTTGGTACCATCGTGACCCACACCCACTCCTTCCAGCCAGGGCATTTGGATGCCGCCGCCGAGTTGCGGGAACGGGGAGCGGCCGGAGATTCCGTCGTCATGGCCCGCTATCCGGCCATCGCTTTCCACGCCGGCACTGCCTGGATCCCAACCCCTGCTTCCACCTGGCCTGAAGTCCTTGCCTACGCCCGCGACCGTGATGCTGACTTTCTCGTCATGGATGCCTGGGAAGCAAAGCTGCGGCCCCAACTGAGCTTTTTGATGCTGCCCCAAGAGGCTCCCCCGCAGCTGCGCTATCTTACGAGCGTCGGCTGCGGACCTGATGACGTGGTCATCTATCAGTTCCAGGAGTCCTCGCCATGA